Proteins encoded within one genomic window of Sminthopsis crassicaudata isolate SCR6 chromosome X, ASM4859323v1, whole genome shotgun sequence:
- the BRS3 gene encoding bombesin receptor subtype-3, with product MSEGQLNSPNQTFHLITNDTEPSATSIFNDTTVEGKTEETSIGSRILCTIFLTYSVIISVGLLGNAVLIKVFFKIKSMQTVPNIFITSLAFGDLLLLITCVPVDATQYIADTWLFGRLGCKILSFIQLTSVGVSVFTLTILSADRYKAIVKPLELPASDAFLKTCGKVACIWILSMVLAIPEAVFSDLYPFYNAEKNESFEACAPYPVSEKNRQEAHSLLCFLVFYIIPLSVISVYYVLIAKALFKSTVEIPAEEQEHARKQIESRKRVAKTVLVLVGFFAICWLPNHILYLYRSFNYHSSIDSSTLHLVATIFSRALAFSNSCVNPFALYWLSKTFRQHFKTQLFCFKIKCPRRPAVTRNLATGLVSATGSTQVSEISVTLLTGYAGKKEEESAFSVIS from the exons ATGTCTGAAGGACAGCTCAATTCACCTAATCAGACTTTCCATTTAATCACAAATGATACAGAACCATCAGCAACTAGTATTTTCAATGATACTACGGTGGAGGGAAAAACTGAAGAGACATCTATAGGATCACGAATCCTGTGTACCATTTTTTTGACTTATTCCGTGATCATTTCAGTAGGTCTCCTTGGAAATGCTGTGCTCATCAAAGTCTTTTTCAAGATCAAGTCCATGCAAACAGTTCCAAACATTTTTATCACCAGCCTGGCTTTCGGAGATCTTTTGCTTCTAATAACATGTGTGCCAGTGGACGCGACCCAGTACATTGCAGATACCTGGCTATTCGGGAGACTCGGTTGCAAGATTCTCTCTTTCATCCAGCTCACTTCAGTCGGCGTGTCGGTGTTCACACTAACTATTCTCAGTGCTGACAg ATACAAGGCAATAGTGAAGCCCTTGGAACTGCCAGCCTCTGATGCCTTCTTGAAGACCTGCGGGAAAGTTGCCTGTATCTGGATCCTGTCCATGGTTCTTGCTATCCCAGAGGCTGTATTCTCAGATTTATATCCTTTCTATAATGCTGAAAAAAATGAGTCTTTTGAAGCCTGTGCTCCTTATCCTGTTTCTGAAAAGAACAGGCAAGAGGCTCATTCTCTCCTATGTTTCTTAGTCTTCTACATTATTCCCCTCTCTGTCATTTCTGTCTACTATGTTCTGATTGCCAAAGCTCTTTTCAAAAGCACCGTCGAAATACCCGCTGAAGAACAAGAACATGCCCGCAAGCAG ATTGAATCCCGCAAGAGAGTTGCCAAGACGGTGCTGGTGCTGGTGGGGTTTTTTGCTATCTGCTGGCTGCCCAATCATATCCTTTACCTTTATCGGTCTTTCAATTATCACTCCTCCATTGATTCTTCTACCCTTCATCTTGTGGCCACCATTTTCTCTCGGGCGCTGGCTTTTAGCAATTCCTGCGTAAACCCCTTTGCTCTTTACTGGCTGAGCAAAACTTTCCGGCAGCATTTTAAAACACAACTCTTTTGTTTCAAGATCAAGTGTCCCAGGCGTCCAGCTGTCACCAGAAACCTGGCCACAGGCCTTGTTTCAGCCACTGGGAGCACCCAGGTGTCTGAAATTAGTGTGACCTTGCTCACTGGGTATgctgggaagaaggaagaagaaagtgcCTTTTCAGTTATCAGTTAA